Proteins encoded in a region of the Flavobacterium sp. PMTSA4 genome:
- a CDS encoding response regulator transcription factor gives MKKKLCIVEDDHGLREALSMMIQFTNQYELVSAFENAEKALSSISILDCDAVLMDINLPGDSGIECVRKLKKHNPDLLFLMCTSYEDDEKIFQSLSAGASGYILKTEGPINIIAALDELFEGGSPMSISIARKVVSSFSKFEIQNPEMESLTIRENEILDLIAKGLMNKEVAYQLDISVGTVRKHIQNIYEKLQVNTRVEAVNMYLKR, from the coding sequence ATGAAAAAAAAGCTCTGTATAGTTGAAGATGATCATGGATTGAGAGAAGCACTCTCAATGATGATTCAGTTTACCAATCAATATGAACTAGTAAGTGCTTTTGAGAATGCCGAAAAAGCATTGTCTTCCATTTCAATTTTAGATTGTGATGCAGTGCTAATGGATATTAATTTACCTGGAGATAGCGGAATAGAATGCGTCAGAAAATTAAAAAAACATAATCCTGATTTACTTTTTCTAATGTGTACTTCTTATGAAGATGATGAAAAAATTTTTCAAAGTTTATCAGCTGGCGCTAGTGGATATATTTTAAAAACAGAAGGACCAATTAATATCATTGCTGCTTTAGATGAACTTTTTGAAGGTGGAAGCCCAATGAGTATTAGCATAGCCAGAAAAGTAGTTTCAAGTTTTTCAAAATTTGAAATTCAGAATCCTGAGATGGAATCATTAACTATTAGAGAAAACGAAATTTTAGATTTAATTGCTAAAGGATTAATGAATAAAGAAGTAGCTTATCAGTTAGATATAAGTGTTGGTACAGTTAGAAAGCACATTCAGAATATTTATGAAAAACTACAGGTAAATACAAGAGTTGAAGCGGTAAACATGTATCTAAAAAGATAG
- a CDS encoding ribose-phosphate pyrophosphokinase: MSHQEPEAKIFACSQSVHLAEQIAKNYGVPLGKVTFSKFSDGEFQPSFEESIRGLRVFIVCSTFPSSDNLMELLLMIDAAKRASARHITPVIPYFGYARQDRKDKPRVPIGAKLVAKLLETAGATRIMTMDLHADQIQGFFEKPVDHLFASTIFLPYLRSLHLDNLTIASPDMGGSKRAYAYSKFLESDVVICYKQRKAANVIGTMELIGEVKGRNVVLVDDMVDTGGTLAKAADLMIEKGAISVRAICTHAILSGDAYEKLENSQLSELIVTDSIPLKRESNKIKVVSCAPLFAEVMHMVQHNNSISGKFLM; the protein is encoded by the coding sequence ATGTCACATCAAGAACCAGAAGCAAAAATATTTGCTTGTTCCCAAAGTGTCCATCTTGCAGAACAAATAGCTAAAAACTATGGTGTTCCGCTAGGTAAAGTAACGTTCTCAAAATTTAGTGATGGTGAATTTCAGCCTTCGTTTGAAGAGTCAATAAGAGGTTTACGTGTTTTTATTGTTTGTTCTACATTTCCTAGTTCAGATAATTTAATGGAGTTATTGCTGATGATTGATGCTGCAAAAAGAGCATCTGCAAGACACATTACTCCCGTAATTCCTTATTTTGGCTACGCAAGACAAGACCGAAAAGACAAACCAAGAGTTCCAATTGGGGCAAAACTAGTAGCAAAATTGCTTGAAACTGCTGGTGCAACCCGAATTATGACTATGGATTTACACGCCGACCAAATTCAAGGTTTCTTTGAAAAACCAGTAGACCATTTATTTGCTTCTACTATTTTTCTTCCTTATTTGAGAAGTTTGCATTTGGACAATTTGACAATTGCATCACCAGATATGGGTGGATCAAAAAGAGCTTATGCCTATTCAAAGTTTCTAGAGTCTGATGTCGTAATTTGTTACAAACAACGAAAGGCAGCCAATGTAATTGGAACAATGGAGTTGATAGGTGAAGTAAAAGGAAGAAATGTAGTATTGGTGGATGACATGGTTGATACTGGTGGAACTCTAGCCAAAGCTGCAGATTTGATGATAGAAAAAGGCGCAATTAGTGTTAGAGCTATTTGTACTCATGCGATTTTATCGGGTGATGCCTATGAAAAATTAGAGAATTCTCAATTAAGCGAATTGATAGTAACCGATTCAATTCCATTAAAAAGAGAATCAAACAAAATAAAAGTAGTGAGTTGTGCACCACTTTTTGCAGAAGTTATGCACATGGTGCAACACAACAATTCCATTAGTGGAAAATTTTTAATGTAA
- a CDS encoding 50S ribosomal protein L25/general stress protein Ctc, which translates to MKSITIKGSERESVGKKATKALRDAGMVPCVIYGGSQPVHFAAEDKAFKNLVYTPNAHTVVVDLDGKTYNAILQDIQFHPVSDRINHIDFFQLNEEKEIIMEVPVKITGTSPGVLLGGELRLNQRRLKVKALPKNLPDFVEANISELQMGNKLYVTKTIPGNFKLMHPDNTVVCQVKISRAAMKAAQEAAKAEKTAAKGKKK; encoded by the coding sequence ATGAAATCGATTACGATTAAAGGATCAGAAAGAGAAAGCGTAGGCAAAAAAGCTACTAAAGCCTTACGTGATGCTGGAATGGTTCCTTGCGTTATTTACGGAGGAAGTCAACCAGTACATTTTGCAGCAGAAGACAAAGCATTCAAAAACTTGGTTTACACTCCAAACGCACACACAGTTGTAGTTGATTTGGATGGTAAAACATACAATGCAATTCTTCAAGACATTCAGTTTCACCCAGTTTCAGACAGAATCAACCACATTGATTTCTTCCAATTAAATGAGGAAAAAGAAATCATTATGGAAGTGCCTGTAAAAATTACTGGAACTTCTCCAGGTGTATTATTAGGTGGTGAATTAAGATTAAACCAAAGAAGATTGAAAGTAAAAGCTTTGCCAAAAAATCTTCCAGATTTTGTAGAAGCTAATATTTCAGAATTGCAAATGGGTAACAAATTATATGTTACTAAAACAATTCCTGGAAACTTCAAATTAATGCATCCAGATAACACTGTAGTTTGTCAAGTGAAGATTTCACGTGCTGCTATGAAAGCTGCTCAAGAAGCTGCAAAAGCAGAAAAAACTGCAGCAAAAGGAAAGAAAAAATAA
- the mgtE gene encoding magnesium transporter — MQFKISKELLEQIEQLIQAKNDQELEVLLNDMHHADIAEIFDELSIDEATYIFKILDSEKTAEILLELEEDVREKILRGLSAKEIAEELDELDTDDAADIIAELPDSKKEEVISELEDLEHAKDIVDLLRYDEDSAGGLMGKELVKVNENWNVLTCVKEMRIQAENVTRVHSIYVVDDENRLKGRLSLKDLLTTSTKTPISEVYIPKVDSVKVNTSSVDVARIMQKYDLEAIPVVDEMGRLVGRITIDDIVDVIKDEADKDYQLAAGISQDVEADDSIIELTKARLPWLVLALCGGFISVEMLGLFGGAMEKHGELFFFTPLIAAMAGNVGVQSSAIIVQGLANQSISGSIVNRLLKEISLALLNGVILATILFVGSHFILGVEPKIGMIVTIALISVIIIASLIGTFIPLILDKFGIDPALATGPFITTSNDICGILIYFSIAKLILGF; from the coding sequence ATGCAATTTAAAATCAGCAAAGAATTATTAGAGCAAATTGAGCAACTCATTCAAGCCAAGAACGACCAAGAATTGGAAGTTTTGTTGAATGATATGCACCATGCTGATATTGCTGAAATTTTTGATGAACTTAGCATTGATGAAGCTACTTACATTTTCAAAATCCTTGATAGCGAAAAAACAGCTGAAATTCTTCTTGAATTAGAAGAAGATGTTCGTGAAAAAATTCTTCGTGGCCTTTCGGCAAAAGAGATTGCAGAAGAGCTTGACGAGTTAGATACTGACGATGCTGCCGATATTATTGCGGAACTTCCCGACAGTAAAAAAGAGGAAGTAATCTCGGAGTTGGAAGATTTAGAACATGCTAAGGACATTGTTGATCTTTTGCGTTATGATGAAGATTCTGCTGGAGGTTTGATGGGGAAAGAACTTGTAAAAGTAAATGAAAACTGGAACGTACTTACTTGTGTAAAAGAAATGCGTATTCAAGCCGAAAATGTTACTCGTGTACATTCAATTTATGTAGTTGATGATGAAAACAGGTTGAAAGGAAGACTTTCGCTTAAAGATTTATTAACTACCTCAACTAAAACTCCGATTAGCGAAGTATATATTCCAAAAGTAGATTCGGTTAAAGTAAACACCTCAAGTGTTGATGTTGCTCGAATCATGCAAAAATACGATTTAGAAGCAATTCCGGTTGTTGATGAAATGGGCAGATTGGTTGGAAGAATTACGATTGATGACATTGTAGACGTAATTAAAGACGAAGCTGATAAAGATTACCAATTAGCAGCAGGTATTTCGCAAGACGTTGAAGCGGATGATAGCATCATCGAATTAACCAAAGCGCGTTTGCCTTGGTTAGTTTTGGCACTTTGTGGCGGATTTATTTCGGTAGAAATGCTTGGATTATTTGGCGGTGCCATGGAAAAACATGGTGAGTTATTCTTTTTTACTCCGCTAATTGCCGCAATGGCAGGAAATGTTGGCGTACAATCTTCGGCGATTATTGTACAAGGTTTAGCCAATCAATCGATAAGTGGTTCTATTGTAAATCGATTATTAAAAGAGATTTCTTTAGCCTTATTAAACGGAGTCATACTGGCGACCATTCTTTTTGTTGGTAGTCATTTTATTCTAGGAGTTGAACCAAAAATTGGAATGATTGTAACTATTGCTTTAATTTCTGTTATCATCATAGCATCACTAATTGGAACATTTATTCCATTAATTCTAGATAAATTTGGCATTGATCCGGCGCTTGCAACTGGACCATTTATAACCACAAGTAATGATATTTGTGGAATTTTGATTTACTTTTCAATTGCTAAATTAATATTAGGATTTTAA
- the pth gene encoding aminoacyl-tRNA hydrolase, producing MKKFLIVGLGNIGSEYANTRHNIGFKILDHFAAKESCSFQTMKLGDVAEYSIKGRKLIFLKPNTYMNLSGKAVKYWMEKENIEKENILVITDDLNLSFGTIRIKAKGSDGGHNGLKNIQLLLNTTEYPRFRFGISDQFKKGQQVDYVLGEWNEEENSKLTERLDLSIKIILSFALAGLNNTMNEFNGK from the coding sequence ATGAAGAAATTTTTAATTGTTGGATTAGGAAATATTGGTTCCGAATATGCTAATACACGCCACAATATTGGATTTAAAATTCTCGACCATTTTGCCGCTAAAGAAAGCTGTTCATTTCAAACTATGAAATTGGGTGATGTAGCAGAATATTCTATTAAAGGAAGAAAACTAATTTTTCTGAAACCTAACACCTATATGAATCTTAGTGGTAAAGCAGTAAAATATTGGATGGAAAAAGAAAACATTGAAAAAGAAAATATACTGGTAATTACGGACGATTTGAATTTATCTTTTGGAACTATTAGAATAAAAGCAAAAGGAAGTGATGGTGGTCATAATGGGTTAAAAAATATTCAGCTTTTGTTAAACACAACAGAATATCCAAGATTCCGTTTTGGCATTAGCGACCAATTCAAAAAAGGACAACAAGTTGATTATGTGCTTGGCGAGTGGAATGAAGAAGAAAACAGCAAACTAACTGAACGCCTTGATTTATCTATAAAAATTATTCTGTCATTCGCTTTAGCAGGTCTAAACAACACTATGAACGAATTTAACGGAAAATAA
- a CDS encoding ATP-binding protein, translated as MKKFHFFLILASIFFTNDLYSQVSKNQLLSKFKKSKSVEEKKKYSFLLAEYFLETDEIDSSQKWLNETKENHLLKEVDTTSFFIKSLQSELFYYNRLFQFGSSEAQKATAVAIQLKDSALIANGYFFEGINNYEKKQFLEAEKSFSNSIKYFPQKKQKAYIRSSIESEHIYNNMAQLKLRINQKDSAIWYNSKAYKFALATNSRRGIPNTEQTFGEIYLSKNDIDSAQYYFKRSIESAKRSDYYDIVLINLGLLSQCNYSKNEIINFYENGNDLITSRPINQAYKKYFYIYILESFKKIGDFETASNIQDKIIELDEATRLKGNKYIQNITEMYSKNENKLLFLEVEKLKSKQRFTFLQIIALSLFALILILIILITRRKNKIQKQLLEQKNEISKDLHDDIGSGLSSILIYSNLIINTDKDSDKLLLAEKINKTGTEISKRLHAFIWSLNTEQNNLHLFSEYVKQYAFQLFDKTAITFYFKNEIDKPEDIKIDGRFRKNLFYIAKEIFNNTLKHSKATKVYFTVSFADKKTLKLQFKDNGIGLTENNPFGNGLKNIEKRIQSINGSVAMNNNKGLTTTLLIKL; from the coding sequence ATGAAGAAGTTTCACTTTTTTTTGATTTTAGCATCAATTTTTTTTACAAATGATTTGTACTCACAAGTCTCAAAAAACCAATTATTAAGTAAGTTTAAAAAATCAAAATCAGTAGAAGAAAAAAAGAAATACTCTTTTTTATTGGCAGAATATTTTCTTGAAACTGATGAAATAGATTCTTCACAAAAATGGTTGAATGAAACTAAAGAAAATCACTTATTAAAAGAGGTTGATACCACTAGTTTTTTTATCAAAAGTTTACAATCTGAATTGTTTTATTATAACAGACTTTTTCAATTTGGCTCAAGCGAAGCTCAGAAAGCTACAGCAGTAGCAATTCAGTTAAAAGATAGTGCTTTGATAGCAAACGGTTATTTTTTTGAGGGAATTAATAATTATGAAAAAAAACAATTTTTAGAAGCCGAAAAATCATTTTCAAATTCAATAAAATATTTTCCACAAAAAAAGCAGAAAGCATATATTCGAAGTAGTATTGAAAGCGAGCATATTTATAACAATATGGCTCAATTGAAACTTAGAATTAATCAAAAAGATTCTGCAATTTGGTATAATAGTAAAGCATATAAGTTTGCTTTAGCAACCAATAGCAGAAGAGGAATTCCTAATACTGAGCAAACTTTTGGAGAAATTTATTTATCAAAAAACGATATTGACAGCGCGCAATATTATTTCAAAAGAAGTATTGAATCAGCTAAGAGAAGTGATTATTATGATATTGTGTTGATTAATTTAGGGTTGCTTTCTCAATGCAATTATTCTAAAAACGAAATAATCAATTTTTATGAAAACGGCAATGATTTAATCACAAGTCGACCAATAAATCAGGCGTATAAAAAGTATTTTTACATTTATATTCTCGAAAGTTTTAAGAAAATTGGCGATTTTGAAACCGCCTCAAATATTCAGGATAAAATTATTGAACTCGATGAAGCAACTAGGTTAAAAGGAAATAAATACATTCAAAACATCACAGAAATGTATTCAAAGAATGAAAACAAACTCCTTTTTCTTGAGGTTGAAAAACTGAAGAGCAAACAAAGATTTACTTTTTTACAAATAATAGCGCTTTCGCTTTTTGCATTAATTCTGATTCTAATAATTCTGATTACGAGAAGAAAAAATAAAATTCAAAAGCAGCTTTTAGAGCAAAAAAATGAAATAAGTAAAGATTTGCATGATGATATTGGAAGTGGTTTAAGCAGTATATTGATTTATTCAAATTTGATTATTAACACCGATAAAGACTCAGATAAATTATTGCTAGCTGAAAAAATCAATAAAACAGGAACGGAAATTTCTAAAAGATTGCATGCGTTTATTTGGTCATTAAATACAGAGCAAAATAACTTGCATCTTTTTTCAGAATATGTAAAACAATATGCTTTTCAACTTTTTGATAAAACTGCCATAACCTTTTATTTTAAAAATGAAATTGATAAACCTGAAGACATCAAAATTGATGGTCGTTTTAGAAAAAATCTATTTTACATTGCTAAAGAAATTTTCAATAACACCTTGAAACATTCCAAGGCTACTAAAGTTTATTTTACCGTAAGTTTTGCAGATAAAAAAACGCTGAAATTACAATTTAAAGACAACGGTATCGGATTGACCGAAAACAATCCTTTTGGAAACGGATTAAAAAACATCGAAAAAAGAATCCAATCAATAAACGGTTCAGTCGCAATGAATAACAACAAAGGCTTAACAACTACTCTACTGATTAAACTATAA
- a CDS encoding tail fiber domain-containing protein — MKKIYLLLFFPMMVFSQVGINTTTPNAQLDIQSSNQATPANTDGLLIPKINAFPATNPTVAQQGMLVYLTEAIGSNTPGFYYWDNLSVSWISIGDTINSSGWKLNGNSISGTDFLGTTNNQDLNFKRDNTEAGFIGASQTALGIEALNNLTSGFANNAFGLNALRNNSSGNSNNAFGNDALSLNTTGSFNSAFGNFSLKNNSASNNSAFGNLTLTNNTTGTENTAIGNSALATNNIGSNNVAVGFESQLTTTSGISNTAIGHSSMNNNTSGAFNTAVGTQSLTGNSTGLFNSAFGYQANINSANLMNATAIGAQALVASNNAMVLGSIQGVNGAFSSVNVGIGTTTPQDRLHVEGNIRMVDGNEAMGRVLTSDANGTASWSDFTNLASGTLDQAYDFGGSGNGKMITADSGAVTIAGTDGLVSTGTLGSGTLAPSGIGTRMVWNPRKAAFRAGTVTVGGSSVWDDSSIGIGSTALGHRTLASGQYSTAFGDLAEATGYASTSFGGQSIASGNYSTAFGIGNSASAELSVAFGNGAVASGIRSTAFGTSNTASGFSSTAFGQGNEARSYSETVIGIGATTYTPSTNGATLFRTSNATDRLFVIGNAIDSNNNNSVDVAERSDAMIVLKNGLTRLPSTTNTMIDAADGKAVVTKEYLQSNSSGTLDQAYDFGGAGNGNTITADTGAVLINGTDGLVSTGTLNSGALAPTGAGVKMFWNPRKASFRAGNIIGTEWDDLNIGNVSVAFGTRTTASGNSSVAFGSNTTASGTISTSFGEITTASGSVATAFGRNTVASGNFSTVFGLGSTASGNTSTAFGSGSTASGITSTSFGGGTFAFGSFSTAFGRSNSASSYGEIVIGIGATNYTPSTNGDTQFRAANATDRLFVIGNAIDADNDNNISTAERSDAMIVLKNGLTRLPSTTNTMIDAADGKAIATKEWVQSNGSIASWTLQGNSGTDSTTNFIGTTDATTLNLRTNNTDRMKLLSNGNIEIGGASIPSLFETGTSKLLVGSESSTTDNLTVWAAHSTAAGRTTLNLARQRGSFSSSLPVSNGDGLGELVFSGYSNFVGSHLNAAMIFADVDGTLAAANVPAKLGFSTAPDTGGSPIERMTIRANGNLGIGTSTPLEKLQVAGKALFTNGFSSDNGALLYKNNTDYMFIGPQSGSTSNGGGLALFGSSNNTSGNPGGMDINVPTGSVRLFHSNGSYTFSTSSTSNYSGLFELNDIGFDIGHNSISRAIIFSPGSTERMRLTPGGFLGVGATAPARRLHVSNGVSGGTSNGNTGILLESSGNVYQHFLTPSTSENGLLFGSELASINGGIIFNNSAVANGIQFRTGGNSNRMTITSAGNVGIGTTTPAGQLQLSTDDARKSGTSTWTIVSDTRLKNIKGNYTSGLNEILQLHPVRYQYKNNGERKFEEEVLDTEYSGFIAQEVQTLFPEAVGTDEDGYLNLNIHPILIASVNAFKELNTKYEDLKTENEDLKSKLELLLKRIETLEKK, encoded by the coding sequence ATGAAAAAGATTTATTTGCTTTTGTTTTTCCCGATGATGGTGTTTTCACAAGTTGGAATAAACACCACAACTCCAAACGCCCAATTGGACATTCAGTCCAGTAATCAGGCAACACCTGCCAATACGGATGGATTGCTCATTCCTAAAATCAATGCTTTTCCGGCAACCAATCCTACGGTGGCCCAACAAGGAATGTTGGTGTATTTAACTGAGGCCATAGGAAGTAATACTCCTGGGTTTTATTATTGGGATAACCTATCCGTTTCATGGATATCTATAGGTGATACTATTAATAGTTCTGGCTGGAAATTAAATGGAAATTCTATATCAGGAACAGATTTTTTAGGAACAACAAACAATCAAGATTTAAACTTTAAAAGAGACAATACAGAAGCCGGTTTTATTGGAGCATCTCAAACGGCTTTAGGAATAGAAGCCTTAAACAATTTAACATCTGGTTTTGCCAATAACGCTTTTGGATTAAATGCATTACGAAATAATTCATCTGGAAATAGTAATAATGCCTTTGGAAACGATGCTTTATCTTTAAACACCACAGGAAGTTTTAATAGTGCTTTTGGAAATTTTAGTTTAAAAAACAATAGTGCCTCTAACAATAGTGCTTTTGGAAATTTAACTTTAACAAATAATACTACCGGTACCGAAAATACAGCTATTGGCAACTCTGCTTTAGCAACCAATAATATAGGTAGTAATAATGTTGCAGTTGGTTTTGAATCGCAATTAACAACCACTTCAGGCATCTCTAATACGGCTATAGGTCATTCTTCTATGAATAATAATACCTCAGGAGCTTTTAATACTGCTGTAGGAACACAATCATTAACTGGAAATAGCACAGGACTATTTAATTCTGCATTTGGCTACCAGGCCAATATAAATTCTGCGAACTTAATGAATGCTACTGCTATTGGAGCACAAGCTTTAGTAGCTTCAAACAACGCTATGGTATTGGGAAGTATTCAAGGTGTAAATGGAGCATTTTCATCGGTTAATGTTGGAATTGGTACAACTACTCCACAAGATAGATTGCATGTAGAAGGAAATATAAGAATGGTCGATGGCAATGAAGCCATGGGAAGAGTTTTAACAAGCGACGCCAACGGAACCGCAAGTTGGTCAGATTTTACCAATTTGGCGAGTGGAACACTAGACCAAGCTTATGATTTTGGGGGTTCAGGTAACGGTAAAATGATTACCGCAGATAGCGGCGCAGTCACCATAGCCGGTACTGATGGTTTGGTCTCTACAGGAACTTTAGGAAGTGGTACCTTGGCACCTTCAGGAATCGGAACCCGGATGGTTTGGAATCCTAGAAAAGCGGCTTTTAGGGCAGGAACGGTCACAGTGGGTGGAAGTTCTGTTTGGGATGATTCCAGCATTGGTATAGGTTCAACAGCACTTGGGCATAGAACCTTAGCCTCTGGGCAATATTCAACTGCCTTTGGTGATTTGGCAGAGGCGACAGGTTATGCTTCAACTTCTTTTGGGGGTCAAAGTATAGCAAGTGGAAATTACTCAACCGCTTTTGGCATAGGGAACTCTGCGAGCGCAGAATTATCGGTTGCCTTTGGTAATGGAGCAGTAGCATCTGGAATACGATCAACTGCCTTTGGAACAAGTAATACAGCAAGTGGATTTTCTTCAACCGCTTTTGGTCAAGGAAATGAAGCAAGAAGTTATAGTGAAACGGTAATAGGAATTGGAGCAACCACTTACACGCCATCTACAAACGGAGCCACACTATTCAGAACTTCCAATGCAACAGATAGATTGTTTGTGATTGGTAATGCTATTGATTCAAATAATAATAATTCTGTTGATGTGGCCGAAAGAAGTGATGCCATGATAGTTTTAAAAAATGGCTTAACTCGCTTGCCTTCTACCACCAATACCATGATAGATGCAGCAGATGGAAAGGCAGTGGTAACCAAAGAATATCTACAAAGTAATTCATCAGGCACCTTAGATCAAGCCTACGACTTTGGAGGTGCAGGAAATGGTAATACAATCACTGCAGATACTGGGGCGGTATTAATTAACGGAACGGATGGATTAGTATCTACAGGAACACTAAATTCAGGAGCTTTAGCACCAACGGGTGCAGGTGTAAAAATGTTTTGGAATCCAAGAAAAGCATCTTTTAGGGCAGGAAATATTATTGGAACAGAATGGGATGATCTTAATATTGGTAATGTTTCAGTGGCATTTGGGACACGGACAACCGCATCGGGCAATTCTTCAGTAGCTTTTGGGTCTAACACTACTGCCTCTGGAACAATCTCAACATCTTTTGGGGAAATAACAACTGCAAGTGGTAGTGTAGCTACTGCCTTTGGTAGAAATACAGTAGCATCAGGTAATTTTTCTACGGTCTTTGGATTGGGTTCAACCGCATCTGGGAATACTTCGACTGCTTTTGGAAGTGGTTCAACGGCATCAGGAATTACCTCTACCTCCTTTGGAGGAGGAACCTTTGCTTTTGGAAGTTTTTCAACCGCCTTTGGTAGAAGTAATTCGGCGTCAAGTTATGGTGAAATAGTAATAGGAATTGGAGCTACTAATTACACACCATCAACAAACGGAGATACACAATTTAGAGCAGCTAATGCAACAGATAGACTATTTGTTATTGGGAATGCAATAGATGCAGATAACGACAACAATATTAGTACTGCAGAAAGAAGTGATGCTATGATAGTTTTAAAAAATGGTTTAACTCGCCTGCCTTCAACTACAAATACTATGATTGATGCTGCGGATGGAAAGGCTATTGCAACTAAAGAATGGGTGCAGAGTAATGGCTCTATTGCATCTTGGACTCTGCAGGGTAATTCAGGAACAGATTCAACAACTAATTTTATTGGCACTACAGATGCGACAACGTTGAATCTGAGAACTAATAACACAGATAGAATGAAACTTTTAAGTAATGGAAACATCGAAATTGGCGGTGCTTCAATTCCGAGTCTCTTTGAAACAGGAACTTCTAAACTTTTAGTAGGATCAGAATCTTCAACAACTGATAATCTAACGGTTTGGGCAGCCCATTCCACTGCTGCCGGAAGAACTACGCTAAATCTCGCTCGTCAACGTGGAAGCTTTAGCAGTTCGCTTCCAGTTAGCAATGGTGATGGTCTTGGAGAATTAGTTTTTTCAGGATATAGCAATTTCGTTGGCAGTCACCTAAATGCAGCAATGATATTTGCCGATGTTGATGGTACTTTAGCGGCAGCAAACGTTCCGGCAAAATTAGGCTTCAGTACTGCTCCCGACACAGGCGGTTCACCAATAGAAAGGATGACCATTCGTGCTAATGGAAACTTGGGCATCGGTACTTCAACTCCACTAGAAAAACTACAGGTTGCTGGGAAAGCATTATTTACTAATGGCTTTTCTTCAGACAATGGTGCTTTACTATATAAGAATAACACTGACTATATGTTTATTGGCCCACAATCTGGGAGTACTTCAAACGGAGGAGGTTTAGCTTTGTTTGGCAGTAGTAATAATACATCTGGAAATCCCGGTGGAATGGATATAAACGTTCCTACCGGGTCAGTCCGCTTATTTCACAGTAATGGAAGTTATACCTTTAGTACAAGTAGTACCAGTAATTATTCAGGATTATTTGAACTCAATGATATAGGTTTTGATATAGGTCATAATTCCATTTCAAGAGCAATTATTTTTAGTCCGGGCAGTACTGAGAGAATGCGCTTAACTCCTGGAGGATTTTTAGGAGTTGGTGCAACTGCACCTGCAAGAAGGTTGCATGTTTCCAATGGGGTTAGTGGCGGAACATCCAATGGAAATACTGGTATCTTATTGGAAAGCAGTGGGAATGTTTATCAACATTTTTTAACTCCGAGTACTAGTGAAAATGGATTGCTCTTTGGATCAGAATTGGCTTCTATAAATGGAGGAATTATTTTTAATAATTCTGCTGTCGCCAATGGAATACAGTTTAGAACAGGAGGTAATTCAAACAGAATGACTATAACTTCAGCAGGTAATGTTGGGATAGGAACTACAACGCCTGCCGGACAATTACAACTTTCTACAGATGATGCGAGAAAATCTGGGACTAGTACCTGGACAATTGTTTCAGATACACGATTAAAAAACATTAAAGGAAATTATACCTCGGGTTTAAATGAAATTTTACAACTTCATCCTGTACGCTATCAATATAAAAATAACGGGGAAAGAAAATTTGAAGAAGAAGTTCTGGATACAGAATATTCAGGTTTTATTGCTCAGGAAGTGCAAACTTTATTTCCTGAAGCAGTTGGAACTGATGAAGACGGTTATTTAAATCTTAATATTCATCCAATTTTGATTGCTTCTGTTAATGCTTTCAAAGAATTGAATACAAAATATGAAGATTTAAAAACTGAAAATGAAGATTTAAAATCAAAATTAGAACTATTACTTAAAAGAATAGAAACTTTAGAGAAAAAATAA